One Trachemys scripta elegans isolate TJP31775 chromosome 4, CAS_Tse_1.0, whole genome shotgun sequence genomic region harbors:
- the LTO1 gene encoding protein LTO1 homolog isoform X3 — protein MEAAASASDMFDAIVMAGERFHGEGYQEGYAEGSHVGVIEGRRYGALHGAKIGSEIGYYLGFALTWQRLLHRSAEEKPSKKIKALESLIGMIQKYPYEDPTYDKLHEDLEKIRGKFKQNQS, from the exons ATGGAGGCGGCTGCCAGCGCTTCGGATATGTTCGACGCTATCGTGATGGCCGGGGAGAG ATTTCATGGTGAAGGGTATCAAGAAGGTTATGCTGAAGGAAGTCATGTTGGTGTTATTGAGGGAAGGAGGTATGGAGCACTACATGGTGCCAAGATTGGGTCTGAG ATTGGATACTATCTTGGGTTTGCGTTGACATGGCAGCGTCTGCTTCACAGATCTGCAGAAGAAAAGCCCAg TAAAAAAATAAAGGCCCTAGAATCATTAATAGGAATGATTCAGAAATACCCTTATGAAGACCCCACTTATGACAAACTTCATGAAGATCTGGAAAAAATCAGAGGAAAATTTAAACAG AATCAATCCTGA
- the LTO1 gene encoding protein LTO1 homolog isoform X1 produces the protein MEAAASASDMFDAIVMAGERFHGEGYQEGYAEGSHVGVIEGRRYGALHGAKIGSEIGYYLGFALTWQRLLHRSAEEKPSKKIKALESLIGMIQKYPYEDPTYDKLHEDLEKIRGKFKQVCSSLNIQSDFRINPERSALTF, from the exons ATGGAGGCGGCTGCCAGCGCTTCGGATATGTTCGACGCTATCGTGATGGCCGGGGAGAG ATTTCATGGTGAAGGGTATCAAGAAGGTTATGCTGAAGGAAGTCATGTTGGTGTTATTGAGGGAAGGAGGTATGGAGCACTACATGGTGCCAAGATTGGGTCTGAG ATTGGATACTATCTTGGGTTTGCGTTGACATGGCAGCGTCTGCTTCACAGATCTGCAGAAGAAAAGCCCAg TAAAAAAATAAAGGCCCTAGAATCATTAATAGGAATGATTCAGAAATACCCTTATGAAGACCCCACTTATGACAAACTTCATGAAGATCTGGAAAAAATCAGAGGAAAATTTAAACAG gttTGCTCATCGCTAAATATTCAATCTGATTTTAGAATCAATCCTGAAAGATCTGCACTTACTTTTTGA
- the LTO1 gene encoding protein LTO1 homolog isoform X2 — MPRLPSARPMGFHGEGYQEGYAEGSHVGVIEGRRYGALHGAKIGSEIGYYLGFALTWQRLLHRSAEEKPSKKIKALESLIGMIQKYPYEDPTYDKLHEDLEKIRGKFKQVCSSLNIQSDFRINPERSALTF, encoded by the exons ATGCCGAGACTTCCTAGCGCTCGCCCCATGGG ATTTCATGGTGAAGGGTATCAAGAAGGTTATGCTGAAGGAAGTCATGTTGGTGTTATTGAGGGAAGGAGGTATGGAGCACTACATGGTGCCAAGATTGGGTCTGAG ATTGGATACTATCTTGGGTTTGCGTTGACATGGCAGCGTCTGCTTCACAGATCTGCAGAAGAAAAGCCCAg TAAAAAAATAAAGGCCCTAGAATCATTAATAGGAATGATTCAGAAATACCCTTATGAAGACCCCACTTATGACAAACTTCATGAAGATCTGGAAAAAATCAGAGGAAAATTTAAACAG gttTGCTCATCGCTAAATATTCAATCTGATTTTAGAATCAATCCTGAAAGATCTGCACTTACTTTTTGA